A single Silvibacterium dinghuense DNA region contains:
- a CDS encoding GTP-binding protein, with protein MAKEKFDRSKPHVNVGTIGHIDHGKTTLTAAITKVLSKHNPNIKF; from the coding sequence ATGGCGAAGGAGAAATTTGACCGGTCGAAGCCGCACGTGAATGTGGGAACGATTGGGCACATTGACCACGGCAAGACGACGCTGACAGCGGCGATCACGAAGGTGCTGTCGAAGCACAACCCGAACATCAAGTTCC